In Lemur catta isolate mLemCat1 chromosome 1, mLemCat1.pri, whole genome shotgun sequence, one DNA window encodes the following:
- the ICAM4 gene encoding intercellular adhesion molecule 4 isoform X1 produces MGSVFPLSLLLLLAASYWRSGTILGRRVRRAQGPRESPPAPSGTSASFWVRINPQSVAVRPGASVWLNCSNSCPLPPNSSLHTQLRRGKTFSGPGWVSYQLLDVRAWSSDVRCFVTCAEETRGATARITTYKAPHSVILEPPVLEGGMYTLRCHVTRVFPVGFLVVTLRRGSRVIYSESLERFTGLDPANVTLTHAFHAGFRDLGQPVTCLARLNLDGLVVGSSSAPITLTLAWSPASKALAFTSIAVLVIILVAVGAAYLRRCLAMRSLA; encoded by the exons ATGGGGTCTGTGTTCCCCCTGTCGCTGCTGCTTTTGTTAGCGGCCTCATACTGGAGAAGTGGGACCATACTGGGTCGCCGGGTTAGGCGGGCACAAGGTCCCAGGGAAAGCCCTCCCGCACCCTCCGGGACCTCAGCGTCATTCTGGGTGCGCATAAACCCGCAGTCCGTGGCCGTGCGGCCGGGGGCCTCAGTGTGGCTCAACTGCAGCAACAGCTGCCCCCTGCCGCCGAATTCCAGCCTCCACACCCAGCTGCGGCGGGGCAAGACGTTCAGTGGGCCGGGTTGGGTATCTTACCAGCTGCTCGACGTGAGGGCCTGGAGCTCCGACGTCCGCTGCTTCGTCACCTGCGCAGAAGAAACGCGCGGGGCCACCGCCAGGATCACGACCTACA AAGCACCGCACAGCGTCATACTGGAGCCTCCGGTCTTAGAGGGTGGCATGTATACTCTGCGCTGTCACGTGACGCGCGTGTTCCCCGTGGGCTTCTTGGTGGTGACCCTGAGACGCGGCAGCCGAGTTATCTATTCTGAAAGCCTGGAGCGCTTCACTGGCCTGGATCCAGCCAACGTGACGCTGACCCATGCATTTCACGCCGGATTCCGCGACCTCGGGCAGCCCGTGACGTGCCTCGCGCGCCTCAATCTCGACGGCCTGGTGGTCGGCAGCAGCTCGGCACCCATTACGCTGACGCTCG CTTGGAGCCCCGCGTCCAAAGCCTTGGCCTTCACTTCCATCGCAGTTCTTGTGATCATCCTTGTCGCTGTGGGGGCTGCCTACCTGCGCAGGTGCCTAGCGATGCGATCTCTGGCGTAG
- the ICAM4 gene encoding intercellular adhesion molecule 4 isoform X2 yields the protein MGSVFPLSLLLLLAASYWRSGTILGRRVRRAQGPRESPPAPSGTSASFWVRINPQSVAVRPGASVWLNCSNSCPLPPNSSLHTQLRRGKTFSGPGWVSYQLLDVRAWSSDVRCFVTCAEETRGATARITTYTPHSVILEPPVLEGGMYTLRCHVTRVFPVGFLVVTLRRGSRVIYSESLERFTGLDPANVTLTHAFHAGFRDLGQPVTCLARLNLDGLVVGSSSAPITLTLAWSPASKALAFTSIAVLVIILVAVGAAYLRRCLAMRSLA from the exons ATGGGGTCTGTGTTCCCCCTGTCGCTGCTGCTTTTGTTAGCGGCCTCATACTGGAGAAGTGGGACCATACTGGGTCGCCGGGTTAGGCGGGCACAAGGTCCCAGGGAAAGCCCTCCCGCACCCTCCGGGACCTCAGCGTCATTCTGGGTGCGCATAAACCCGCAGTCCGTGGCCGTGCGGCCGGGGGCCTCAGTGTGGCTCAACTGCAGCAACAGCTGCCCCCTGCCGCCGAATTCCAGCCTCCACACCCAGCTGCGGCGGGGCAAGACGTTCAGTGGGCCGGGTTGGGTATCTTACCAGCTGCTCGACGTGAGGGCCTGGAGCTCCGACGTCCGCTGCTTCGTCACCTGCGCAGAAGAAACGCGCGGGGCCACCGCCAGGATCACGACCTACA CACCGCACAGCGTCATACTGGAGCCTCCGGTCTTAGAGGGTGGCATGTATACTCTGCGCTGTCACGTGACGCGCGTGTTCCCCGTGGGCTTCTTGGTGGTGACCCTGAGACGCGGCAGCCGAGTTATCTATTCTGAAAGCCTGGAGCGCTTCACTGGCCTGGATCCAGCCAACGTGACGCTGACCCATGCATTTCACGCCGGATTCCGCGACCTCGGGCAGCCCGTGACGTGCCTCGCGCGCCTCAATCTCGACGGCCTGGTGGTCGGCAGCAGCTCGGCACCCATTACGCTGACGCTCG CTTGGAGCCCCGCGTCCAAAGCCTTGGCCTTCACTTCCATCGCAGTTCTTGTGATCATCCTTGTCGCTGTGGGGGCTGCCTACCTGCGCAGGTGCCTAGCGATGCGATCTCTGGCGTAG